Proteins encoded by one window of Paenibacillus urinalis:
- a CDS encoding response regulator transcription factor: MTTLLYIEDDIEIGNLVRADLEDRGYDVLWLKSGEKAVSMAHGTHLAILDVMLPGLDGFTVGQRLKKELPELPILMLSARTSIDDKLQGLEFADDYLTKPFHPDELAARVEVLLRRNGQALPRSEHIVLDHLNVYMDEQRIIDTSVNEEIVLTGKQFHIFNYLLRHLGQIKTKEQIYEAVWGEPYMEGDKTLMVHIRHLREKLEQDPAEPKIIETIRGVGYRVKA; encoded by the coding sequence ATGACAACACTGCTCTATATTGAGGATGATATCGAAATCGGGAATCTGGTAAGGGCGGATCTTGAGGACCGGGGTTATGATGTGCTCTGGTTAAAGAGCGGAGAGAAGGCTGTCTCCATGGCACATGGGACGCATCTGGCCATTCTGGATGTTATGCTGCCCGGACTTGATGGCTTCACTGTTGGCCAGCGGCTTAAGAAAGAGCTTCCGGAGCTGCCGATCTTGATGCTCTCTGCACGAACGTCCATTGATGACAAGCTGCAGGGACTCGAATTTGCCGATGATTATTTGACCAAGCCCTTTCATCCGGATGAGCTTGCGGCCAGAGTAGAGGTGCTGCTTCGGCGAAATGGACAGGCACTGCCCCGTTCTGAGCACATCGTGCTAGATCATTTGAATGTTTATATGGACGAACAGCGAATCATCGATACATCAGTGAATGAAGAAATTGTGCTTACCGGCAAGCAGTTTCATATTTTTAATTATTTACTGAGACATTTGGGGCAGATCAAAACAAAAGAGCAGATCTATGAAGCCGTATGGGGTGAGCCATATATGGAAGGTGACAAGACGCTTATGGTCCATATTCGTCACTTGCGAGAGAAATTGGAGCAGGATCCGGCTGAACCCAAAATTATTGAGACGATCAGGGGTGTAGGCTACCGGGTGAAGGCATGA
- a CDS encoding SDR family NAD(P)-dependent oxidoreductase yields MRLQNKVAIITGSASGMGKAEALAFAREGAKVIVADMNLEGAEQVAAQIKENGGQAAAVKVNVTVLEDLSNMVEYTKNTFGQIDIVVNNAGIFDKYTNSLETTEEQWDLMFDINLKAIFRISNLVLPHMIERKQGTIVNIASIAGLVAQMGGAAYTASKHGVIGYTKHLAAVYGRYNIKINAICPGTISTPMTEEMLKTRPTDKIPLDRFGQAQEVADLAVFLASDEAKFMNGAMVPIDGGYTIV; encoded by the coding sequence ATGAGATTACAAAATAAAGTCGCAATCATTACCGGATCAGCCTCCGGTATGGGTAAAGCGGAAGCGCTTGCATTTGCTAGAGAAGGCGCTAAAGTCATCGTAGCCGATATGAACCTCGAAGGTGCAGAGCAAGTCGCAGCGCAAATTAAAGAGAACGGCGGCCAAGCCGCAGCTGTCAAAGTGAACGTCACTGTGCTGGAAGATCTCTCGAATATGGTTGAATATACGAAGAATACCTTCGGTCAGATTGACATCGTTGTTAACAACGCCGGGATCTTTGACAAGTATACGAACAGTCTGGAAACGACTGAAGAACAATGGGACTTAATGTTCGATATTAATCTCAAAGCCATCTTCCGTATTTCCAATCTAGTACTGCCTCATATGATCGAGCGTAAACAAGGAACCATCGTGAATATTGCTTCTATTGCTGGACTCGTTGCCCAGATGGGAGGCGCAGCCTATACTGCATCCAAGCATGGAGTGATTGGTTATACGAAGCACCTCGCGGCAGTGTATGGCAGGTACAATATTAAGATCAATGCGATTTGCCCGGGTACAATCTCTACTCCAATGACAGAAGAGATGCTCAAGACTCGCCCTACCGACAAGATTCCATTGGATCGCTTCGGTCAAGCCCAAGAAGTTGCTGATCTAGCTGTATTCCTCGCTTCTGATGAGGCCAAATTCATGAACGGTGCTATGGTACCGATTGACGGCGGATACACTATCGTTTAA
- a CDS encoding sensor histidine kinase, translated as MRQDLREGEKNERGLRQRNGRIHFKNSLMSRYLLIVIVAMVFLPIAFMSTGLLFGILYPFVNSANNDNLPYGNSIQIETDWHEEAKKLSGLPEDSVKLRLAELGEHYKESTILWVDDTGMTSFKKPDTLQIQSRWEPSDAVEYMKNAQNNTEVYTVVAFIGGGQEDLGEGFISLALPREVLSRSSDTGGWAIYNTLAMIIILGLFMLISWSFFRRISKRLTRLENAVSTPGADGIPLPVEVRQPDEIGQLEKSFNGMVHQLRDSRGRQQEEEQLRKNLIADLSHDLRTPLTVVRGHLHALHKEPLTANGQESLHRIEGKIDDLGGLIDNLLSYNLLSSGKYTMKLQQADVVRIVRESTAAWYPLWESAGFTIDIELSEQPLIWNVDIQGFRRVLDNLFQNIMRHANSGRYVRVATAQHLGKACIVIEDHGPGISRDSASAGAGIGLRIVDLLLEGMELERETESSEQGTSIMIGPRSSDSRD; from the coding sequence ATGAGACAAGACCTTAGAGAAGGCGAGAAGAACGAACGAGGGCTTCGCCAACGCAATGGGAGGATTCATTTTAAAAATTCACTGATGTCGCGATATCTGCTGATCGTCATCGTTGCGATGGTGTTCCTGCCGATCGCCTTTATGTCGACAGGGCTTCTCTTCGGCATTCTGTATCCATTTGTCAACTCGGCAAATAACGATAATCTGCCTTACGGCAATTCCATTCAGATCGAAACGGACTGGCATGAAGAAGCGAAGAAGCTCAGCGGATTGCCGGAGGACAGCGTTAAGTTGAGGCTGGCAGAGCTTGGCGAGCATTATAAGGAATCGACGATTCTCTGGGTGGATGATACGGGTATGACCAGCTTCAAGAAGCCGGACACCCTGCAGATTCAATCCCGCTGGGAGCCTTCTGATGCTGTGGAATATATGAAGAATGCACAAAATAACACGGAGGTCTATACTGTCGTAGCCTTTATCGGAGGCGGGCAGGAGGATCTGGGTGAAGGATTTATATCCCTCGCGCTGCCAAGGGAGGTGCTGAGCCGCTCTTCTGACACGGGAGGCTGGGCGATCTATAACACACTCGCTATGATCATCATTTTAGGGCTGTTTATGCTCATCTCCTGGTCATTCTTCCGGCGCATCAGCAAGCGGCTGACAAGGCTAGAGAACGCAGTGTCCACGCCTGGCGCTGACGGTATTCCGCTGCCGGTGGAGGTCAGACAGCCGGACGAAATTGGACAGCTGGAGAAGTCATTCAATGGGATGGTACATCAGCTTAGAGACAGCAGAGGGAGACAGCAGGAGGAGGAGCAGCTGCGTAAAAATTTGATCGCTGACCTGTCACATGATCTGAGAACGCCGCTGACTGTCGTACGCGGACATCTGCATGCGCTTCATAAAGAGCCGCTCACAGCGAATGGACAGGAATCTCTTCACCGAATAGAGGGGAAGATTGACGACCTTGGGGGATTAATCGACAACCTGCTGTCCTATAATTTACTGTCGAGCGGAAAGTATACGATGAAGCTGCAGCAAGCGGATGTGGTCCGGATTGTAAGAGAGAGCACAGCGGCTTGGTATCCGTTATGGGAATCTGCTGGGTTTACCATTGATATTGAGCTCAGCGAGCAGCCGTTGATATGGAATGTCGATATTCAAGGCTTCCGCCGCGTACTGGACAACCTGTTTCAGAATATTATGCGTCATGCCAATTCAGGCAGGTATGTGAGAGTGGCAACAGCACAGCATCTTGGCAAGGCATGCATTGTGATCGAGGATCATGGACCTGGCATAAGCAGAGATTCTGCGTCAGCCGGTGCAGGGATCGGCCTGCGAATCGTGGATTTGCTGCTTGAAGGAATGGAGCTCGAACGGGAAACAGAAAGCTCTGAACAGGGGACAAGCATCATGATTGGGCCGCGCTCTAGTGATAGCCGTGATTAG
- a CDS encoding OFA family MFS transporter: protein MSSQPKQFNRWAVFAAAWIIIFCVSSVAIYSVFSDPMTKAHGWATSDYNLAYSLYTLIFALIAIYAGRITDKYGARVLMYVGGVLFGLGWFLTGYVQSIPMFYVTFSLIAGGGAGLMYNSALVTAVRWFPDKGGKISGLLLSSAAIGPFILSPVSATLIERMGVVSSYQILGIFYTIAILLTGWLLVSPPADYRPKGWNPDQSTSGSTSTGTVMNYNWKEMLKSPLFYLLFLTLVSASTAGTMMVSSASIIAQDQIGLTAAAGAIIVSISTLANFVGRLSFGVIYDKFGDYAALLVSLLMTIAALLLMTVAKDYTFFAICIILLGFSFGGLLVVFPPLTSKSFGPKNLGINYAIVFVGYSGGSFVGPRIASYYKETTGAFTSAYVSAAVLTAIGIMLVGVIMYMNKKRLEKSAI from the coding sequence ATGTCATCTCAACCCAAACAGTTTAACCGATGGGCTGTTTTTGCAGCAGCTTGGATTATTATTTTCTGTGTATCCTCTGTAGCCATCTACAGTGTGTTTTCGGATCCGATGACCAAAGCTCATGGATGGGCCACATCAGATTACAACTTGGCTTATTCCTTGTACACCTTGATTTTTGCTTTGATTGCTATTTATGCGGGAAGAATAACCGATAAATATGGGGCGAGAGTGTTAATGTATGTAGGGGGTGTACTATTCGGGCTTGGTTGGTTTCTTACCGGTTATGTCCAAAGTATTCCGATGTTCTATGTAACCTTTAGCTTGATTGCCGGTGGAGGAGCAGGACTGATGTACAACTCCGCCCTTGTTACAGCAGTCCGTTGGTTCCCGGATAAGGGTGGGAAAATTTCCGGGCTATTATTGTCCAGTGCGGCAATTGGTCCGTTTATTCTGTCACCGGTTTCTGCGACGTTGATCGAACGGATGGGGGTTGTTTCATCTTATCAGATCCTGGGGATATTCTATACCATTGCGATTCTCCTTACGGGGTGGTTGTTAGTCTCTCCGCCTGCGGATTACAGACCTAAGGGCTGGAATCCGGATCAATCCACCTCCGGCAGCACTTCAACGGGCACGGTGATGAATTATAACTGGAAGGAGATGCTGAAATCGCCGCTGTTCTATCTGCTCTTCTTAACGCTGGTCAGCGCAAGTACAGCAGGTACCATGATGGTCAGCTCGGCTTCCATTATAGCTCAGGACCAGATTGGATTAACAGCTGCAGCAGGCGCAATCATTGTCAGCATCAGCACGCTTGCCAACTTTGTTGGTAGACTCAGCTTTGGTGTTATTTACGATAAATTTGGTGACTACGCTGCATTGCTTGTAAGTCTACTCATGACCATTGCTGCACTTCTATTGATGACGGTAGCTAAGGATTATACATTCTTTGCAATCTGTATCATATTGCTTGGTTTTTCCTTTGGGGGTTTACTAGTTGTGTTCCCTCCACTGACGAGCAAGTCGTTCGGACCTAAGAATCTGGGTATCAATTATGCGATCGTGTTTGTTGGTTATTCCGGCGGTTCATTTGTGGGCCCTCGGATCGCCTCCTACTATAAAGAAACGACAGGAGCATTTACAAGTGCATACGTATCGGCTGCAGTGCTCACCGCTATCGGAATTATGCTCGTCGGTGTCATTATGTATATGAATAAAAAAAGACTGGAGAAATCAGCGATTTAA
- a CDS encoding LLM class flavin-dependent oxidoreductase has translation MTTESTTHKKLEEIPFSILDLATVTEGSNIGNALKNSLELAQHADELGYNRFWLAEHHNMPGIASSATSVVIGHIAGGTKRIRVGSGGIMLPNHAPLVIAEQFGTLESLYPGRIDLGLGRAPGSDQLTSRALRRGPGSDGQDFPQRLEELQHYFKPTSTSSMQVHAYPGRGLDIPIWLLGSSGFSAELAARKGLPFSFASHFAPDYLLPALDYYYNNFQPSEVLEEPYAMVALNAFVAETDAEAHKLATSHQKQFLNMIRGRFGLMQPPVDELDWNMQEKAIVKGQLRYSVMGDKDSVRDQLNQMLKQTGANEFIVTSPIYDHQARLHSIKLLSEIFNQA, from the coding sequence ATGACTACTGAATCTACAACTCATAAGAAATTAGAGGAGATTCCCTTCTCCATTCTGGATCTGGCCACAGTAACAGAAGGCTCCAACATCGGCAATGCGCTGAAGAACTCCCTTGAGCTGGCTCAGCATGCAGACGAGCTTGGCTATAACCGCTTCTGGCTGGCCGAGCATCATAACATGCCGGGGATTGCAAGCTCAGCAACTTCTGTCGTTATCGGTCATATTGCAGGCGGGACGAAGCGTATTCGCGTCGGCTCTGGCGGTATTATGTTGCCAAACCATGCCCCTCTCGTTATTGCAGAGCAGTTTGGTACACTCGAATCTCTGTATCCTGGACGCATCGATCTGGGTCTCGGACGTGCTCCGGGTTCTGACCAGCTGACATCTCGCGCGCTTCGCCGCGGACCAGGAAGTGACGGTCAGGATTTCCCGCAGCGCCTAGAGGAGCTGCAGCATTATTTCAAACCGACGTCGACCTCATCAATGCAGGTGCATGCATATCCAGGACGTGGACTCGACATCCCGATCTGGCTGCTCGGATCAAGCGGCTTCAGCGCCGAGCTTGCAGCTCGCAAAGGTCTGCCGTTTTCTTTTGCCAGCCATTTCGCTCCAGACTATCTGCTGCCTGCACTGGATTACTACTATAACAACTTCCAGCCTTCCGAAGTGCTGGAGGAGCCTTATGCCATGGTCGCTCTAAACGCTTTTGTGGCAGAGACAGATGCAGAAGCCCATAAGCTTGCAACTTCACATCAGAAGCAATTCCTCAATATGATCCGTGGACGCTTCGGTCTGATGCAGCCTCCGGTTGACGAGCTGGACTGGAATATGCAGGAGAAAGCCATTGTGAAAGGGCAGCTCCGCTATTCTGTCATGGGAGATAAGGACAGTGTCCGTGATCAATTGAATCAAATGCTGAAGCAAACCGGCGCTAACGAGTTCATTGTAACCAGCCCGATCTATGATCATCAGGCAAGATTACATTCGATTAAGCTGCTCAGTGAAATATTTAACCAAGCTTAA
- a CDS encoding alpha-glycosidase, protein MLLEAIYHHPKQQWSCAYDKDTIIIRIRTKRDDVHKVSILTGDKYDWERTKKYIPLSKMTSDSMYDYYSCEVQPPYRRLRYAFLLEDGEESIWMDENNFLEEEPDNPDRMFEFPYINGVDVFTPPAWVKDAIFYQIFPERFANGDKSNDPESVLPWGGKPERDNFFGGDLQGVMDHLDYLSELGITAIYFTPIFEATTNHKYDTEDYMRIDPHFGDADTLKKLVKQCHKRGIKVLLDAVFNHSGRTFKPFVDLQKNGEQSKYKDWFYIRSFPIEVVDGIPSYETFSFEPLMPKLNTENPEVKEYLLNVAEYWIKEIGVDGWRLDVANEVDHEFWREFRHTVKKVNPDAYILGEVWNDASPWLQGDQFDAAMNYPFTNAVVDFFIKDEIDAYHFANSIGRQLSRYSLQATEVAFNLLDSHDTPRLLTLSKGDKRKMKLAALFQFTYIGTPCIYYGDEIGMDGDHDPGCRKCMEWDESKQDRELFTYYQHLIELRKSHPALRTGSVHFLEAEQDGTKLAYARTDENETIVILTSTSEDPESFAVEVDGDSYLDLLSGNEWPVTDGKLQMELPPFGYAVLKSV, encoded by the coding sequence ATGCTATTAGAAGCCATTTATCATCATCCGAAACAGCAGTGGTCCTGCGCTTATGACAAGGATACCATTATTATTCGAATTCGCACCAAAAGAGATGATGTTCATAAGGTCTCCATCTTAACGGGAGATAAATACGACTGGGAGCGAACTAAAAAGTACATACCTCTTAGCAAGATGACCTCCGATTCCATGTACGACTATTACAGCTGTGAAGTACAGCCGCCTTACCGTCGCCTGCGCTACGCCTTCCTGCTGGAGGATGGGGAAGAGAGCATCTGGATGGATGAGAATAACTTTCTCGAAGAAGAGCCGGACAATCCGGACCGAATGTTTGAATTCCCTTATATTAACGGAGTTGATGTATTTACCCCGCCTGCTTGGGTTAAGGACGCCATATTTTATCAGATCTTCCCGGAACGTTTTGCCAATGGTGACAAGAGCAATGATCCAGAGAGTGTACTGCCTTGGGGTGGGAAGCCTGAGCGTGATAACTTCTTTGGTGGAGATCTTCAAGGGGTCATGGATCACCTGGATTATTTGAGCGAGCTCGGGATTACAGCCATTTATTTTACTCCGATCTTTGAAGCAACTACCAACCACAAGTATGATACCGAGGATTATATGCGGATTGATCCGCACTTTGGAGATGCTGACACATTGAAGAAGCTGGTGAAGCAGTGCCATAAGCGTGGTATCAAAGTGCTCCTTGATGCCGTGTTTAACCACTCCGGCCGTACATTCAAGCCCTTCGTCGATCTGCAGAAGAATGGTGAGCAGTCCAAATATAAGGATTGGTTCTATATTCGCAGCTTCCCGATTGAAGTGGTTGACGGCATTCCGAGCTATGAAACGTTCTCCTTTGAGCCGCTCATGCCGAAGCTGAACACCGAGAATCCTGAGGTCAAGGAGTATCTTCTCAATGTGGCGGAGTACTGGATTAAGGAGATCGGAGTCGACGGCTGGCGTCTAGATGTAGCGAATGAGGTAGATCATGAATTTTGGAGAGAATTCCGTCACACGGTCAAAAAGGTAAACCCGGATGCCTATATCCTTGGAGAAGTGTGGAATGATGCTTCCCCATGGCTGCAAGGGGATCAATTTGATGCGGCAATGAACTATCCGTTCACGAATGCGGTCGTTGACTTTTTTATCAAGGACGAAATTGACGCCTATCATTTTGCCAACTCGATCGGACGGCAGCTATCCCGCTACTCGCTTCAAGCGACAGAGGTGGCCTTCAACCTGCTGGACAGTCACGATACGCCCCGTCTGCTCACTTTGAGCAAGGGAGACAAACGCAAAATGAAGCTGGCTGCCCTCTTCCAATTCACTTATATCGGCACTCCTTGTATATACTATGGAGATGAGATCGGGATGGATGGCGATCATGACCCGGGCTGCCGCAAATGTATGGAATGGGATGAGTCCAAACAGGACCGCGAGCTGTTCACTTACTATCAGCATCTGATTGAACTGCGCAAATCACATCCTGCCCTTCGTACAGGCAGTGTTCACTTCCTGGAAGCCGAGCAGGACGGTACGAAGCTGGCCTACGCACGGACAGACGAGAATGAAACCATCGTTATATTGACCAGCACTTCCGAGGATCCAGAATCCTTCGCTGTGGAGGTGGATGGAGACTCTTACCTCGATCTCCTGTCCGGCAATGAATGGCCGGTTACAGACGGTAAGCTGCAAATGGAGCTGCCTCCATTCGGTTATGCGGTTCTGAAATCTGTATAG
- a CDS encoding ArsR/SmtB family transcription factor — MNNNIKIYNEMAECLKALAHPVRLCIVRGLLQKGSCNVSYMQECLELPQSTVSQHLQKLRSLGIVEAERHGLEVTYSVKDPRVKGIIEVFFQEEEK; from the coding sequence GTGAATAATAATATCAAAATATATAACGAAATGGCCGAGTGTCTGAAGGCGCTGGCCCATCCGGTTCGGCTATGTATTGTAAGAGGACTGCTTCAGAAGGGCAGCTGTAACGTCAGCTACATGCAGGAATGTCTGGAGCTTCCTCAATCGACCGTATCCCAGCATCTGCAGAAGCTGCGGAGCCTGGGCATTGTCGAGGCTGAACGGCATGGACTCGAAGTGACTTATTCCGTAAAAGATCCCCGAGTTAAAGGGATTATTGAAGTATTTTTTCAGGAGGAAGAGAAATGA
- a CDS encoding DsrE/DsrF/DrsH-like family protein: MSKKVIIVGGVAGGASAAARLRRLDETAHIIMFERDEYISFANCGLPYYIGNTIQDRSKLIVQTPEAMTKRFNLDIRTRSEVISIDPSAKKVTVRSLERGIYEESYDALVLSPGARPIRPELPGIDLPHIYSVRNIPDTDRIKQQVISPDTRSAVVIGGGYIGVEMAENLKLAGLEVTLVQSGPQIMNSFDPEMAGVLAKEMEEQGVQLIVNDKVRSFKEHGAQVEAVLESGQTLHSDIVILAVGVAPDTGFLAGSSIKLGERGHIQVNEALETNVEGVYAVGDAVEIHAGNGKTAIPLAGPANKQGRIAADRIAGLSTTYSVSQGTSIIKVFDVTGAQTGLSEKTLKLIGLEYQAVYIHPNAHAAYYPGATPLTMKLLFDSQGKILGASAVGRTGVDKRIDDIAAVLHFGGTVTDLTELDLAYAPPFSSAKDPVNMLGYVAENVVTGKTSVYVSADLQNRNPETTLLVDVRSELEHQNGHIPDSVNIPVDELRARLSELDRNKEIWVYCQVGLRGYTSARILEQHGYQVRNLTGGYKTYMMDKFEPKRPVAKGVQEKEAFTETGQRPDPAANGEEAGSGLALSSAVTGSPPSDSAAEKVSLKLEGTRIHADMKLDACGLSCPGPLVQAKQAMDGIQSGQILHITATDPGFYEDVQSFARMSGHEVLSVSKQPDGEISAHLKKDGVKQQPAALSQQAEPQAAPRPEGTTMVVFSGDLDKAIASFIIANGAAASGKKVTLFFTFWGLNILRKTEPVDVKKNFMGRMFGMMMPRGSRKLGLSRMNMLGAGSRMIRGVMKRSNISSLEELMDTAVSQGVELVACQMSMDVMGIKQEELIDGVKIGGVGYYLGQADQSGINLFI, from the coding sequence ATGAGTAAAAAGGTAATTATTGTCGGCGGCGTTGCTGGCGGCGCTTCTGCTGCTGCAAGGCTGCGGCGTCTGGATGAAACAGCACATATCATCATGTTCGAACGGGACGAGTACATCTCATTTGCCAATTGCGGACTCCCCTACTACATCGGAAATACGATTCAGGACCGCTCCAAACTGATTGTTCAAACACCGGAAGCGATGACGAAGCGTTTTAATCTCGATATTCGGACTCGAAGTGAAGTCATCTCCATTGATCCCAGCGCCAAAAAGGTAACGGTTAGAAGCTTAGAGCGTGGAATCTATGAGGAGAGCTATGATGCACTTGTGCTCTCACCAGGGGCCAGACCCATTCGTCCGGAGCTGCCAGGGATAGATCTTCCCCACATCTATTCAGTACGCAACATTCCAGATACCGATCGGATTAAGCAGCAGGTCATCTCTCCGGACACCCGCTCTGCGGTGGTTATAGGTGGAGGATATATCGGTGTGGAAATGGCTGAGAACCTAAAGCTGGCTGGACTTGAAGTGACACTCGTGCAATCTGGACCACAGATCATGAATTCCTTTGACCCGGAGATGGCAGGGGTACTGGCAAAGGAAATGGAAGAGCAAGGTGTGCAGCTCATTGTTAATGATAAGGTGCGGTCATTTAAGGAGCATGGCGCTCAAGTTGAAGCAGTACTGGAGAGTGGACAGACGCTGCATAGCGATATTGTCATTCTTGCCGTAGGCGTTGCACCGGATACAGGATTCCTGGCAGGAAGCAGCATCAAGCTGGGCGAGAGAGGACATATCCAGGTAAACGAAGCACTCGAGACTAATGTAGAAGGTGTTTACGCCGTAGGAGATGCTGTCGAGATTCATGCGGGCAACGGGAAGACGGCTATCCCTCTTGCCGGACCGGCGAATAAACAAGGCAGAATTGCGGCTGACCGCATCGCAGGTCTAAGCACCACATACAGCGTATCTCAAGGAACTTCTATTATTAAGGTGTTTGATGTGACAGGGGCCCAAACCGGACTGAGCGAGAAAACATTGAAATTAATTGGGCTGGAATATCAAGCTGTTTATATTCATCCAAATGCTCATGCTGCATATTACCCTGGCGCAACTCCCCTTACGATGAAGCTGCTCTTTGATTCTCAGGGCAAGATTCTGGGGGCTTCAGCTGTCGGGCGTACGGGTGTAGATAAACGGATCGATGATATTGCAGCTGTACTGCATTTTGGAGGGACTGTCACCGATCTGACCGAGCTGGATCTCGCTTACGCTCCGCCCTTCTCATCTGCCAAGGATCCCGTCAATATGCTCGGATATGTCGCCGAGAATGTGGTAACCGGGAAGACGTCGGTGTATGTGAGTGCAGATTTGCAGAACCGAAATCCGGAGACCACACTGCTCGTCGATGTCAGATCAGAGCTCGAGCATCAGAACGGCCACATCCCTGACTCCGTTAATATTCCGGTCGATGAGTTGAGAGCTCGATTATCTGAGCTGGATCGAAACAAAGAAATCTGGGTGTATTGCCAAGTAGGACTTCGTGGATACACATCAGCCCGTATTCTCGAGCAGCACGGATATCAGGTCCGCAACCTGACAGGAGGATACAAAACGTATATGATGGACAAGTTTGAGCCGAAAAGGCCGGTAGCCAAGGGTGTTCAGGAAAAGGAAGCATTCACCGAAACCGGACAGAGGCCTGATCCTGCAGCTAATGGAGAAGAAGCAGGATCAGGACTGGCGTTGAGCTCGGCTGTGACCGGATCTCCTCCATCCGATTCGGCTGCCGAGAAGGTAAGCCTCAAGCTAGAAGGCACCCGCATCCATGCAGATATGAAGCTCGATGCATGCGGCTTGTCCTGTCCTGGACCTCTTGTCCAAGCAAAGCAAGCGATGGATGGTATCCAATCAGGACAGATCCTGCACATTACCGCTACTGACCCTGGATTTTACGAAGATGTACAATCCTTTGCCCGTATGTCGGGTCATGAAGTGCTGTCCGTAAGTAAACAGCCGGACGGAGAAATAAGCGCACATCTGAAAAAGGATGGGGTTAAGCAACAACCTGCTGCGCTTTCACAGCAAGCCGAGCCTCAGGCCGCCCCAAGACCGGAAGGAACTACGATGGTCGTATTCAGCGGCGATCTGGATAAAGCGATCGCTTCCTTCATTATTGCAAACGGTGCTGCAGCAAGCGGCAAGAAGGTTACCCTGTTCTTCACCTTCTGGGGACTGAATATTCTTCGGAAAACCGAGCCGGTGGATGTGAAGAAGAACTTCATGGGGCGCATGTTCGGCATGATGATGCCAAGAGGAAGCCGGAAGCTTGGCCTCTCTCGTATGAACATGCTGGGTGCAGGCTCCAGGATGATTCGCGGAGTGATGAAGCGAAGCAACATCTCCTCGCTGGAAGAGCTGATGGACACCGCAGTTTCTCAGGGTGTTGAGCTTGTCGCTTGCCAAATGTCGATGGATGTCATGGGCATCAAGCAAGAAGAGCTGATCGATGGGGTGAAGATCGGCGGAGTTGGATACTATCTGGGACAAGCCGATCAATCCGGGATTAATTTATTCATCTAA
- a CDS encoding LysR family transcriptional regulator, whose protein sequence is MELQQLRYFQVTARCEHMTKAAQELNVSQPALSKTIARLEEGLGAPLFHREGRQIRLNNFGSSFLVRVDRIFQEIEEGQRQIRDMSGLDNGIISVGTSLPHILPFLLTDFLKLHPKVEIKQYQIHSKDMRGPLEQGSMDICISSSPIFGGHIEWMPLLEEEIFLSVPSNHPFADRDSISLEEVKDEIFINRFIGYEFRDLCDHFCSQAGFTANTSIELEEAGAILRLVELGAGISFTPQLSLLNKWGPNTVQLRISNPNCKRTIGIAWNKEHYLTKAAVEFRQFTVDFFRNIVSTYYHQT, encoded by the coding sequence ATGGAACTTCAGCAGCTTCGCTACTTTCAAGTTACCGCCCGCTGTGAACACATGACGAAGGCAGCTCAGGAACTCAATGTTTCTCAGCCTGCACTAAGCAAAACCATTGCCCGCCTTGAAGAAGGACTCGGAGCACCACTCTTCCATCGGGAAGGCAGACAAATCAGACTCAATAATTTCGGGAGTTCGTTTCTTGTACGAGTCGATCGTATCTTTCAAGAGATTGAAGAAGGTCAGCGCCAAATTCGCGATATGTCCGGTCTCGATAATGGCATCATATCGGTTGGCACTTCGTTGCCGCATATTTTGCCCTTTCTGCTGACTGATTTCTTGAAGCTCCACCCCAAGGTCGAAATCAAGCAATATCAAATTCATTCAAAAGATATGAGGGGCCCGCTTGAACAAGGCAGTATGGACATATGCATTTCCTCCAGCCCTATATTTGGAGGTCATATCGAATGGATGCCACTGCTTGAAGAGGAGATTTTCCTCTCCGTTCCGAGCAACCACCCCTTTGCAGATCGCGACAGCATTTCTCTCGAGGAAGTCAAGGATGAGATTTTTATTAATCGTTTTATTGGATATGAATTTCGGGATCTATGTGATCACTTCTGCAGTCAGGCTGGATTTACAGCGAACACTTCAATTGAACTGGAGGAGGCAGGGGCGATCCTGCGATTGGTAGAGCTCGGTGCAGGTATCTCTTTTACGCCTCAATTATCTCTACTGAACAAGTGGGGTCCTAATACGGTCCAGCTTCGGATCAGTAACCCGAACTGTAAGCGTACCATCGGTATTGCCTGGAACAAGGAACATTATCTTACCAAAGCGGCCGTGGAATTTCGGCAGTTTACGGTTGATTTTTTTCGCAACATCGTCTCTACGTATTACCATCAAACCTAG